The stretch of DNA AACTGTTTTCCATCCATCGAAACAGACATCCTTGCATAGTAAATCCCTTCATTCAATTCATCAATCAATATATCATCGACCTTCGAGCTTGTTCGATCAAGCAGCGAAATAAAGAGGTCATGTGTCATCGGTCTTGGCGGTATTTCGTGATTTATGGCAGCATTTATTGATATCGCTTCAGATAATCCGATGTATATCGGCATTATATTTTTGAGGTCATCCTCAAGAAGGACAAGTGGTATGGGTCCTCCGGGTTTTTCTATCAAATATACCCCTTTTATAGTAACCGGCAAAATCGTTCCATTCATCATAGTATTATTAATAAGTGGGATAATAAGGTTTCCTGTAATCTATAAAAAAACTTAATATAGAATAAAATAATTAAGCATGGGTGATATAATGTCCTCAGCGAATAATATATTAAAGATGTTGATAGGAATAGTTGTGTTGATCGTGGGTATTGTCTGGTATACAGGAGTCTCTGGATATCTTGGATATTGGGTTGAGCTTCTTAGCTTGTTGAAAGCAACTATCGGACTTTTCCTTGTATTCATAGGATTGATCGTTGCCTGGATGGGGTATGACGATTATAAGATGGATGCAGAGATGGCAAAAGAGGAAAAAAAGGAAACTACTTGAATTAAGCAAAGTGGTAAAGGTGGGACAGGGACCGTATTTCTAATCCGGATCAAAAATCAGAGAATTTTCTCTGATTCTTATCAAATTTCTCAACTATTCTTTTTGAAGTTTCCCATGAACTTCGGGCAAAATCCGGAAGCGAACCGTGTTCCTGTACCCACTCTTCAAGGAACTTAATTGTTATCGGATCCGACGGGTACCCGCTTCCTATCTCAACACCCCTTGTTTTTTCTATTTGTTTTACCAACGCGTCCCTTTGCACTTTTGCAATTATGGATGCTGCTGAAACAATCGGGTATTTTTCGTCTGCCCTGTGTTCAGAGGTGATTTCTATCGTTCTGGAATATCTTTTTCTGATATTCTTGCCAAAACGTTCTGCAATTACATCCGCAGCATCCACAAAAGCATGATCGGGTTTCAGGTTATCAAGAATTCTGGCATAGCATGCGACCATTATTTCATTCATGGTCATTATTTTTCGAAGCTCATCTATCTGTATTGGGCTGACCTCAAGTATAAAATATCTATGCGCGAGCTTTTTGATCTCGATTTCAAGATTCTCCCTCTTTTCAGGTGTCAATTGCTTTGAATCCCTCACTCCTATCTTGGCAAGTGCATCAAGTTTGTTCTCATCCATTAAAACACCTGCCACACACATAGGACCCAGTACCGGCCCTTTTCCAGCCTCGTCTATTCCAGCAATCATTAAGTCATTATCTACAGCACTTTATCCGAACTTATAATCTCCGTGTCATAGATCTTTTTCATGTACTTAAGGGCATATTCATGGGTACCTTCATCTATCGAAGCAGTACAATCGGGGGGCACGATCGTTTTGTATCCAGAAAAATAAGCTAAAGCAACATCATTCTGGATGCAGATATCCGTACTCACGCCCGTAAAAATCACAGTATCTATTCCCATTTTTTTCAAGATATCCGGTAAATCAGTATTCGCAAAACCGCCATACCATCTCTTTTCGATCACAATATCGTTTTTTTCAGGTCTGAGTTCAGGTATTATCTCTGAGCCTTCCGTACCTTTCATGGCATGTTCTCCCCAGATTTTCATCTCTCTGTCTGTCGGGGTGTGGGAATCGCGCAGGTATATAATTGGAATGCCCTGTTGTCTTGCCTTTTTCAATAAATTTGCGATGTTTGGCACGATTTTCCGGGCTCGAACGCTCCCCAGTTTTCCTGTTACGAAATCATGTAACATATCCGCAACGATAATCGCTTTTTGCATAAAACTACCCGGTTGATTTTCTGCGTGCGTTCACTTAAGTCTTTGGGTTGTAAAATATAATGGACGATAATGATAAATACAAAAACGTTAAATACATTGATGCGAATAGGATTAAACCCTCACTGGAGTGAAAGAAGACTTCAAACAGCACCGTTATAGCATAATATTATGAGAAGTAGCAGGGTACGAAAGTCCAGCAAACCACACACAACCATCGGAGATAATAAATGATAGTCAAAAAAGGAAGTTTTGTAATAGAAGAATTAGAGAACGTCCAGATAAATATTGGAAAGGTTAGCGAAGGGCAGGAGCAGGTTGCCGAAGGACCTACGCCGAGGCCAGAGATTATTGCCCTCAGGAACTGGGACTACCGCATCCTTGACAGATATAATCCTGTTTACACTCCCACGAGCGATATGTGCGATTATTGCACATACGGAAAATGCGACCTCACTGGCAACAAGGAGGGGGCATGCGGCATCGACCTAGAAGGACAGTCAGCAAGACAGGCCCTGATGACGAGTATAATGGGAGCGGCATGCCATACAGCCCACGGACGCCATCTTTTGCATTACCTGATCAAGAAATACGGGGAAGACCACCCCATAGATGTGGGACCGAGCAACCTGAAAGCCCCCCTCACCGAAACCATAATGGGGCTTGCGCCCACGACGATAGGCGATTTCCTTCCGGTACTTGATTACGTGGAGGAGCAGCTGACGCAGCTCATAGCGGCTGCCAATACAGGGCAGGAAGGCTCTGCACGTGATTTTGAATCCAAAGCGCTCCACGCTGGAATGCTTGATCTTCTGGGAATGGAAGTGGCGGATATAATCCAGATATCATGTATGGGACTTCCGAAATCTGATGAGAATACATCTCTGGCAGAAGTGGGAATGGGAATCCTTGACCCTAAAAAACCGGTGGTAATATGCGTGGGACATAATATTGCGGCACCTGCATACATCCTTGATTATATGGACCGGAATGGACAATTCGATAAAATTGAGATAGCGGGATTGTGCTGTACTGCTCATGACATGGCCCGTTATAACAGGGCTTCAAAAATAATTGGTTCCATGAGCAAGGAACTGAAATATATCAGGTCGGGAATACCCGATGTACTGGTTACCGATGAGCAGTGCGTTAGAGCCGATATACTGAAGGAAGCACAGAAACTTCATATTCCTGTAATTGCCACTAACGAAAAAATCACATACGGACTACCTGATAGGTCAAATGACAGTGTGGATGCCATCATAGATGACCTGGTGAGTGGAAAACAGGCAGGTGTACTGCTTCTTGATTTTGAAAAAATCGGGGAACTTGTCCCTAAACTTGCAATGAAGATAGGACCGATCAGGAAAGCCAAAGGGTTGACAGCGCTTCCCGATGACGAAGAATTCAGGAAACTCGTATCAAAATGTACCAAATGTCTCCAGTGCACGCGGGATTGCCCGCAGAGCCTTCCAATTGCAGAAGCGATGACAGCTGCAGTTAATGGGGACCTCTCACCATTTGAAGTGCTCCATGACAAATGCGTGGGCTGCGGAAGATGCGATTACAGCTGCCCTGTTGACATACCAGTGCTGAACGTCATCGAGAAGGCGGCCCAGCGAGTGATAAGAGAAGAAAAAGGCAAGGTAAGGATCGGAAGAGGACAGATAGGCGATCCTGAGATACGCGAGGAGGGAAGGAACCTTGTGCTCGGCACCACACCAGGAGTGCTCGCCTTCGTGGGATGCGGAAATTACCCCGACGGCACGAAGGATGTTTACGATGTTGTTGAAGAAATGATCCAGCGCAGTTATATAATAATTTCTTCAGGATGCTCTGCAATGGACATTGGGATGTACAAGGATAAGGAAGGTAAGACCCTCTATGAGCGCTACCCTGGAAGGTTTATCAAAGGAAATCTCTTGAACACAGGTTCGTGCGTCTCAAATGCCCATATAGCTGCCACCACTATAA from Candidatus Methanoperedens sp. encodes:
- the rnhB gene encoding ribonuclease HII; its protein translation is MIAGIDEAGKGPVLGPMCVAGVLMDENKLDALAKIGVRDSKQLTPEKRENLEIEIKKLAHRYFILEVSPIQIDELRKIMTMNEIMVACYARILDNLKPDHAFVDAADVIAERFGKNIRKRYSRTIEITSEHRADEKYPIVSAASIIAKVQRDALVKQIEKTRGVEIGSGYPSDPITIKFLEEWVQEHGSLPDFARSSWETSKRIVEKFDKNQRKFSDF
- a CDS encoding cysteine hydrolase, whose product is MQKAIIVADMLHDFVTGKLGSVRARKIVPNIANLLKKARQQGIPIIYLRDSHTPTDREMKIWGEHAMKGTEGSEIIPELRPEKNDIVIEKRWYGGFANTDLPDILKKMGIDTVIFTGVSTDICIQNDVALAYFSGYKTIVPPDCTASIDEGTHEYALKYMKKIYDTEIISSDKVL
- the cdhA gene encoding CO dehydrogenase/acetyl-CoA synthase complex subunit alpha, with product MIVKKGSFVIEELENVQINIGKVSEGQEQVAEGPTPRPEIIALRNWDYRILDRYNPVYTPTSDMCDYCTYGKCDLTGNKEGACGIDLEGQSARQALMTSIMGAACHTAHGRHLLHYLIKKYGEDHPIDVGPSNLKAPLTETIMGLAPTTIGDFLPVLDYVEEQLTQLIAAANTGQEGSARDFESKALHAGMLDLLGMEVADIIQISCMGLPKSDENTSLAEVGMGILDPKKPVVICVGHNIAAPAYILDYMDRNGQFDKIEIAGLCCTAHDMARYNRASKIIGSMSKELKYIRSGIPDVLVTDEQCVRADILKEAQKLHIPVIATNEKITYGLPDRSNDSVDAIIDDLVSGKQAGVLLLDFEKIGELVPKLAMKIGPIRKAKGLTALPDDEEFRKLVSKCTKCLQCTRDCPQSLPIAEAMTAAVNGDLSPFEVLHDKCVGCGRCDYSCPVDIPVLNVIEKAAQRVIREEKGKVRIGRGQIGDPEIREEGRNLVLGTTPGVLAFVGCGNYPDGTKDVYDVVEEMIQRSYIIISSGCSAMDIGMYKDKEGKTLYERYPGRFIKGNLLNTGSCVSNAHIAATTIKVASIFAGRKTKGNWEEIADYVLNRVGAVGIAWGAYSQKAFAIGTGCNRLGIPVVVGPHGTKYRRAFIGKPYRKDNWNVLDGRDGSVVNVEPAPEHLMITAETKDELMPLLAKLCFRPSDNSLGRAIKLTHYIELSEKYLKMMPDDWHIYVRNEADLPVAKREQLLKLLEEKGWKIDWEKKKITEGPLRKVDVSFQPTNVPRLCKEVKK
- a CDS encoding bifunctional nuclease family protein: MMNGTILPVTIKGVYLIEKPGGPIPLVLLEDDLKNIMPIYIGLSEAISINAAINHEIPPRPMTHDLFISLLDRTSSKVDDILIDELNEGIYYARMSVSMDGKQFELDARPSDCIAIALRCGAPIHVREGILSEAMINKEQIEGILSLDNYLS